From Segatella copri, the proteins below share one genomic window:
- the metH gene encoding methionine synthase codes for MKNLREIVKEKILILDGAMGTEIQKYNLTEEDFRGERFRDLPGMMKGNNDMLNITRPDVISDIYRRYLEAGADIITANTFSCQRISQADYHLENCAREMAFEGARLARIECDKFSTPDKPRFVAGDVGPTNKTCSMSPDVSNPAAREITYDELFTDVCEQVDGLIEGGADVILIETIFDTLNCKAMIDAALTMMKKHGVELPVMISLTVSDLAGRTLSGQTVDAFLASLSPYPIFSVGMNCAFGAPQMKPFIEHMAQVAPYYISAHPNAGLPNEMGEYDETAESMAPQIAEFIDEGIVNIIGGCCGTSPEFIAHYARIAEGKKQHQVVEKPKYMWLSGLDLLQVDDSVHLPVDASRFVNVGERCNVAGSRKFLRLINEKNYEEAIGIARKQVADGAAVVDVNMDDGLLDAKAEMVNFLNMIAAEPDIAKVPVMIDSSKWDVIVAGLKCCQGKCIVNSISLKEGEEVFLSHARDVLRYGAAVVVMCFDEVGQATTFERRIEIAERAYHLLVDKLGMNPLDIIFDPNVLAIATGMEEHDNYAVEFIRATEWIHQNLPGAHVSGGVSNLSFSFRGNTYIREAIHCVFLHHAQQVGMDFGIVNAKARMDYNKIPEEQLHLIEDVVLNRRKGAADELIELAAEIKAQADAAKAAAKAGGVAPKKPAAPEWRKESVEERLKYALRKGITDFLHQDIDEALAKYPHAVNVIEGPLMDGMNLVGELFGKGEMFLPQVVKTARTMKSAVSILQPHIEAEKQGGATTAGKILMATVKGDVHDIGKNIVCVVMSCNNYEIIDLGVMVPAEQIVQKAIDEKVDAIGLSGLITPSLEEMVHVAREMQKAGLRIPIMVGGATTSELHVALKIAPEYDGPVIWVKDASLNAGICARFLNEAECPKFEAELKERYEKLRQNYHEEQAKIASLSEARKNKLELF; via the coding sequence ATGAAGAATTTAAGAGAGATTGTAAAGGAGAAAATTCTGATTCTCGATGGTGCCATGGGTACTGAGATTCAGAAGTATAATCTTACAGAAGAAGACTTCAGAGGAGAGCGGTTCCGCGATTTGCCGGGTATGATGAAGGGCAACAACGACATGCTCAACATTACTCGTCCTGATGTGATATCTGATATTTACCGACGCTACCTGGAGGCTGGCGCCGATATTATTACCGCGAATACTTTTTCGTGCCAGCGCATTTCGCAGGCTGATTATCACCTGGAGAACTGCGCCCGCGAAATGGCATTCGAGGGTGCCCGACTGGCACGTATCGAATGCGATAAGTTTTCTACGCCTGATAAACCACGCTTCGTTGCAGGAGATGTGGGACCAACCAACAAGACTTGCTCCATGAGTCCGGACGTCAGCAATCCTGCCGCCCGCGAGATTACATACGATGAGCTTTTCACCGATGTATGCGAACAGGTGGACGGACTTATCGAAGGCGGTGCTGACGTGATTCTCATCGAAACCATCTTTGATACACTCAACTGCAAGGCGATGATAGATGCAGCGCTCACCATGATGAAGAAACATGGAGTAGAGTTGCCTGTCATGATCAGTCTTACGGTAAGTGATCTGGCGGGCAGAACGCTCAGCGGTCAGACTGTAGATGCTTTCCTAGCTTCGCTTTCTCCTTATCCTATCTTCTCTGTCGGCATGAACTGCGCCTTTGGTGCTCCTCAGATGAAACCTTTCATCGAGCACATGGCTCAGGTTGCACCTTATTATATTAGTGCGCATCCTAATGCCGGTTTGCCTAACGAAATGGGCGAATATGACGAGACAGCCGAATCGATGGCTCCGCAAATAGCCGAATTCATCGATGAAGGCATCGTGAACATCATAGGCGGATGCTGCGGTACAAGTCCTGAATTCATCGCCCATTACGCCCGTATAGCTGAGGGTAAGAAGCAGCACCAGGTGGTGGAGAAACCTAAGTATATGTGGCTCTCGGGATTAGACCTTCTGCAGGTCGATGATTCCGTACATTTGCCGGTTGACGCCAGTCGGTTTGTCAACGTGGGCGAACGCTGTAACGTAGCTGGTAGCAGGAAGTTCCTGCGTTTGATTAACGAAAAGAATTATGAAGAAGCCATCGGTATTGCCAGAAAGCAAGTGGCTGATGGAGCGGCTGTCGTTGACGTGAATATGGACGATGGTTTGCTCGATGCGAAAGCCGAGATGGTTAATTTCCTGAATATGATTGCAGCCGAACCAGACATTGCGAAGGTTCCGGTGATGATCGACTCTTCCAAATGGGACGTCATCGTGGCTGGCTTGAAGTGCTGCCAGGGCAAGTGTATTGTCAATTCCATCAGTTTGAAGGAGGGTGAGGAAGTATTCCTTTCTCATGCCCGCGATGTGTTGCGCTATGGTGCAGCCGTTGTTGTGATGTGTTTTGATGAGGTTGGTCAGGCTACCACTTTCGAGCGCCGCATCGAGATAGCAGAACGTGCTTATCACCTTCTGGTAGACAAGTTGGGTATGAATCCGCTCGATATCATCTTCGACCCGAACGTACTTGCCATTGCTACCGGTATGGAGGAGCATGATAATTATGCCGTTGAGTTCATCCGTGCAACGGAGTGGATTCATCAGAATCTGCCTGGTGCACATGTCAGCGGAGGTGTCAGCAACCTCTCGTTCTCATTCCGTGGCAATACTTACATCCGTGAGGCTATCCATTGTGTCTTTCTGCATCATGCCCAGCAGGTAGGTATGGACTTTGGTATTGTAAATGCCAAAGCCAGAATGGATTACAATAAAATTCCTGAAGAACAGCTTCATCTCATCGAGGATGTTGTGCTGAATAGGAGAAAAGGTGCAGCTGATGAACTCATCGAGCTTGCGGCAGAGATAAAAGCCCAGGCTGATGCTGCCAAGGCTGCAGCTAAGGCAGGCGGTGTTGCTCCCAAGAAACCGGCTGCTCCTGAATGGCGAAAGGAGAGTGTGGAAGAACGTCTGAAGTATGCGCTGAGAAAGGGAATCACCGATTTCCTGCATCAGGATATTGACGAAGCACTTGCCAAATATCCTCATGCAGTAAACGTTATTGAGGGTCCTCTGATGGACGGCATGAACCTGGTAGGCGAACTTTTCGGAAAAGGCGAAATGTTCTTGCCGCAGGTTGTCAAGACGGCTCGCACGATGAAATCGGCAGTTTCTATCCTTCAGCCTCATATCGAGGCAGAAAAACAGGGTGGAGCAACAACTGCCGGCAAGATTCTGATGGCAACCGTGAAGGGCGATGTTCATGATATCGGAAAGAACATCGTCTGCGTGGTTATGTCATGTAACAATTACGAAATCATCGACTTAGGTGTGATGGTTCCAGCCGAACAGATTGTACAGAAAGCTATCGATGAAAAGGTAGATGCAATCGGTTTGAGCGGACTTATCACCCCTTCGCTTGAAGAAATGGTTCATGTGGCCCGAGAAATGCAGAAAGCTGGTTTGCGCATTCCTATCATGGTAGGTGGGGCAACGACGAGCGAACTGCATGTGGCTCTGAAGATTGCGCCTGAATATGACGGACCGGTCATCTGGGTGAAGGACGCATCGCTCAATGCCGGAATCTGTGCCCGCTTCCTCAACGAGGCTGAATGTCCTAAGTTTGAGGCGGAACTGAAGGAACGCTACGAGAAACTTCGCCAGAACTATCACGAAGAGCAGGCTAAGATAGCCTCGCTCTCAGAGGCTAGAAAGAACAAGCTGGAGCTGTTCTGA
- a CDS encoding DMP19 family protein produces MIEVKINDAKLQHAAEAGMDEFVKAFVDAIREAIGGELTAETMAQLNSDQITLLAWDILHEEMMDGGMVQLIHNGYGAFLWKNPTDKAFKNWGLTELAKLIKKSHFLYKTNHEEIERDLTDEEFMALYEKFPEFDDFDDEFVENEEEWTSKVAFYIDDHIDNFCEIVKL; encoded by the coding sequence CATGGATGAATTTGTAAAGGCTTTCGTGGACGCTATCCGCGAAGCGATTGGTGGTGAACTGACTGCCGAAACCATGGCGCAGCTCAACAGCGACCAGATTACTCTTCTGGCTTGGGATATCCTGCATGAGGAGATGATGGATGGCGGAATGGTTCAGCTCATACATAACGGTTACGGTGCTTTCCTCTGGAAGAACCCTACCGACAAGGCGTTTAAAAACTGGGGATTGACAGAACTCGCCAAACTCATCAAGAAGAGTCATTTCCTGTATAAAACAAACCATGAGGAGATTGAGCGCGATCTGACCGATGAGGAGTTTATGGCGCTCTACGAAAAATTTCCTGAGTTTGATGATTTTGACGATGAGTTCGTTGAGAACGAAGAAGAGTGGACCAGCAAGGTTGCCTTCTACATCGATGATCATATCGACAATTTCTGCGAAATTGTCAAACTATAA
- the smpB gene encoding SsrA-binding protein SmpB, which yields MKKQEQELRKKSPIQIRNKKASFEYFFVDTYTAGIVLTGTEIKSIRGGKASLVDCYCDFYQGELWVKGMNISPYFYGSFSNHEARRDRKLLLTKRELRRLEEDSKQPGFTIVPTLIFIDNHGRAKVDIALCKGKKEYDKRQTLKEKEDRREMDRAIKHF from the coding sequence ATGAAAAAGCAAGAACAGGAACTCCGTAAGAAGAGTCCGATACAGATACGCAACAAGAAGGCTTCGTTTGAGTACTTCTTCGTTGACACATATACCGCAGGCATTGTGCTTACGGGAACAGAGATTAAGTCAATCCGTGGCGGAAAGGCTTCGCTGGTAGATTGTTATTGCGATTTCTATCAGGGCGAACTTTGGGTCAAGGGAATGAACATCTCTCCTTATTTTTATGGTTCTTTCAGCAATCATGAGGCTCGCCGCGACCGCAAGCTTCTTCTCACTAAGCGCGAATTGCGCCGTCTTGAGGAGGACAGCAAGCAGCCTGGTTTCACCATTGTTCCAACCCTCATCTTTATCGATAATCACGGTAGAGCCAAGGTGGATATTGCCCTCTGTAAGGGAAAGAAGGAGTATGACAAGCGCCAGACTCTGAAAGAAAAGGAAGACAGAAGAGAGATGGATAGAGCAATCAAGCACTTTTAG